A window from Triticum aestivum cultivar Chinese Spring chromosome 6D, IWGSC CS RefSeq v2.1, whole genome shotgun sequence encodes these proteins:
- the LOC123142205 gene encoding uncharacterized protein, producing MSKKNSLSKRKKQHEFDLQREKKAKEEQAKKLQAKKSKMKIDGSEKKKKGSSFKVGKKKVKTKLSALGKAKAAQAMELDN from the exons ATGTCGAAGAAGAACAGCCTCTCCAAGCGGAAGAAGCAGCACGAGTTCGACCTCCAGA gggagaagaaggccaaggaggagCAGGCCAAGAAGCTGCAGgccaagaagtccaagatgaag ATTGATGGaagcgagaagaagaagaagggcagcaGCTTCAAGGTCGGCAAGAAGAAGGTGAAGACAAAGCTCTCAGCCCTGGGAAAAGCCAAGGCCGCGCAAGCCATGGAGCTCGACAACTGA
- the LOC123146246 gene encoding AT-hook motif nuclear-localized protein 9, whose amino-acid sequence MDGRESTATSGPNYSPFYVQHRGMGPPGGVPGGGLHAPPAAGYRQQQLDAVSGGYAFHQPPFGAPAHIGQQAYHQNHVEASQHMAQQHGAGGGGSQHMTQHSVGGGGGSQHMAPHGAGGGGGSQHMPQHSGGSGGGGGSQHMAQHSAGGGGGGGSQHRVQHNAGGGADGGMDIGMGVVAVSGDAKGDQGGEAGQDEQVKKKRGRPRKYKPDGSVTLGLSPSPSTPHSSSPGMGAMVTTPGSGFGPGTGSGGSGSGALTEKRGRGRPPGSGKMQQLASLGKWFLGSVGTGFTPHVIIISAGEDVAARIMSFSQQGPRAICIISATGAVSTATLHQDSDSGVVTYEGRFEILCLSGSYLVVEEGGTRTRSGGLCIALCGPDHRVIGGSVSGVLTAAGTVQVIVGSFMYGGGSKKNKGKADQDVENEEQNGGGGGEETPTLALPEHPHNMPPHPMSGWPPGLMNQMDLRSSPMYGSLSKQNQTKAEQEMEERNGGGAGGEEPLAMAHPEDDMDPEHNMNMPPPRPMGGWQPGLMRQMDSRSSSIDINSIRE is encoded by the exons ATGGATGGGAGGGAGTCGACCGCGACGTCGGGGCCAAACTACTCGCCCTTCTATGTGCAGCACCGGGGCATGGGCCCGCCGGGGGGAGTCCCCGGCGGCGGCCTCCacgccccgcccgccgccgggtacCGGCAGCAGCAGCTTGATGCCGTCTCGGGAGGGTACGCGTTCCATCAGCCACCCTTTGGGGCCCCCGCCCACATTGGGCAGCAGGCTTACCACCAGAACCATGTTGAGGCGTCGCAGCATATGGCGCAGCAGCACGGCGCCGGGGGCGGCGGCTCGCAGCATATGACGCAGCACAGCGTCGGTGGTGGTGGCGGGTCGCAGCATATGGCGCCGCACGGCGCTGGCGGTGGCGGTGGCTCACAGCATATGCCGCAGCACAGCGGTGGTAGCGGTGGCGGTGGTGGCTCACAGCATATGGCGCAGCACAgcgctggcggcggtggcggtggtggctcACAGCATAGGGTGCAGCACAACGCTGGTGGCGGTGCCGACGGGGGCATGGACATTGGCATGGGTGTTGTGGCCGTGAGCGGTGATGCTAAAGGGGATCAGGGGGGCGAGGCTGGCCAGGATGAGCAGGTGAAGAAAAAGCGCGGGAGGCCAAGGAAGTATAAGCCTGATGGGTCGGTGACGTTGGGGCTCTCGCCATCTCCATCCACGCCTCATTCGTCGAGCCCAGGAATGGGCGCGATGGTTACCACACCTGGCTCAGGATTTGGGCCGGGGACAGGGTCAGGGGGTTCTGGTTCAGGCGCACTGACGGAGAAACGTGGCAGAGGGCGGCCACCTGGGTCCGGGAAGATGCAGCAGCTGGCTTCGCTTG GAAAATGGTTTCTTGGCTCTGTTGGAACAGGGTTTACTCCTCACGTGATTATTATTTCAGCCGGAGAG GATGTTGCCGCCAGAATAATGTCCTTCTCACAACAAGGCCCAAGAGCTATTTGCATCATCTCAGCAACAGGGGCTGTCTCCACGGCAACCCTTCATCAGGATTCAGACTCCGGTGTGGTGACATATGAG GGTCGATTTGAAATCCTGTGTCTTTCTGGATCATATTTGGTGGTAGAAGAAGGTGGTACCCGCACTCGAAGTGGAGGCCTTTGCATAGCTTTGTGTGGCCCTGACCACAGGGTTATCGGTGGGAGTGTTAGTGGAGTCCTGACAGCAGCTGGAACTGTTCAG GTGATAGTGGGAAGCTTCATGTACGGTGGCGGGTCAAAGAAGAACAAAGGCAAAGCGGACCAAGACGTGGAGAACGAAGAGCagaacggtggcggcggcggggaagagACTCCCACGTTGGCGCTGCCGGAGCACCCCCACAACATGCCGCCCCACCCGATGAGCGGATGGCCGCCCGGCCTGATGAACCAGATGGACCTGAGATCGTCTCCCATGTACGGCAGCTTGTCAAAGCAAAACCAGACCAAAGCGGAGCAAGAAATGGAGGAGCGCAAcggtggcggcgccggcggcgaagAGCCCCTTGCAATGGCGCATCCGGAGGACGACATGGACCCCGAGCATAACATGAACATGCCGCCGCCCCGCCCCATGGGCGGGTGGCAGCCCGGCCTGATGCGGCAGATGGACTCGAGGTCCTCCAGCATCGACATCAACTCGATCCGCGAGTAG